The Paenibacillus mucilaginosus 3016 genome includes the window CTTCTTCGGAAGCAGCCGGGCGCCGTCCCACTCGCCTCCCTTCAGATACAGCCAGCCGAGCTTGGCCATATCCCGCGGGGTCAGCGCCATCGCCCATGCCCCGATGGCGATCCCCTGCGGATCGGCGTTCCACCGGTAATCCGTGATGCCGAGCGGGCCGAACAGGCGGGCCTGCGCATAGTCGGCCAAGGGCATCCCGACGGCCTGCTGCAGCACAGCCGATAACAGGTGCGCATCCCCGTTGCTGTAGGTCGACACACGGCCGGGCATATGGATAGCCGGTCTCTCCAGGATGTACTGCACCCAATCCTCCGAATGCATCATCTCGATGGAAGATTGATCCCCCGCATTGTTCCACGCCAGACCCGACGTCATGGACAGCAGGTGCTTAATCCGGAGCTGGGAGGTCTTCGGATCGTTCTTCAGTTCCGGGTAAAAGTCGGAGATCCGCTGCTCCACACTTCTCAGCCGGCCATCCGCCAAAGCCGCACCGGCCAGCATCGACACGATGCTCTTCGTTACCGAACGCACATCCTGCGGAGTGCCGGGCTGCAGCCCTGCCCCATAGGCTTCCGCCACGAGCATGCCTGCGCGGACGACAACCAGGCTGCGCACCCCGCGGTCCCGGAAAGCCCGGATCGTATCCGCGAGCATGCCGGAATCCATCCCCATCCTCTCCGGCTCCGCCGTGCTCCAGCCCGCGGTCGGCCATTCGCCCGCCGGGCTCCGTCCCGCTTCCGAACCGTGCTCCGCAGTAAACATTCCCTCCGTCTCTTGGCGCCACGCATGCGGGCTGACGCTGCCGGAGTTCTTACCGTTGGTATCTCTCATTGCCTCGAATCCTCTCATATCCACTTCGGTTTCTCTATGTAATCAGGTAATATTTTACACTTTACTTGTGAAGTGAATATGACGGGAACCTTAACGAGAGTTAAAAATAACCTTAAAATTACCTTAAAACTGTATGAAAACGGCGGCTTCTATTGACGCAAAAAAGAGAGGCCTTCGCCTCTCTCCGCCCTTAATACAATGCCCGCCACAGGTAAAAAGCGGCGTACGCCTCCCACCCCGGCCAATCCGCGAACAACGCCTGCAGCTCGGGCAGCGTCGGCTTGCGGTCCAGCCCCAGCAGGAGACGGACCGCGTTGTGCAGCCCGACGTCACCGACCGGGTAAGCCTCCGGGTCCCGCAGGCAGCGCATCCGCACGTACTGCGAGGTCCACGGCCCGACGCCGCGGATCTGCAGCAGCTGCTCCTCCGCCGCCCGGAAGCTGCCGAGCGCGAGCAGTCCCTCCCGCGACAGCGCTCCCCCGCTCATCCGCCGGGCGACGTCCAGCACCGCGGCCGATTTCATCCGCGTAAGCTGCAGTGCCCCCAGGGCCTCCGGCTCCGCAGCGGCGAGCTGCCCGGGACGAGGGAAGTGGCGGTAGATCCGCCCTTCCCACTCCAGTGAATCGCCGTACGTCTCGGTCAGCCGGCGCTTCAGCGTATACGCGAACGCGAGATTGACCTGCTGGCCGACGATCGCCCAGCACAGAGCCTCGAAGAGATCGGGCACGCCGACCAGCCGGAGCCCGTTGAACTCCCGGGCCAATCCTCCCAGAACGCCGTGCCCCATGGCCAGCCGGTAGAACGGCTCCAGGTCCCGGTCCAGGTCGAACCAGTCGCGGATATAGCGCTCCGCCTCCACCCGGGCAGCCTCGCCCTTCCACGCTCCGGCGAGCACGCGGACCGTAAGAGTCTGCTCCTCCTCCGCCGTAATCCGGAGCAGCACCGGCTCGCCGGAGAGGAGCAGCAGGCGGTTCACTCCGCCGTCCCGGACTTCGAAGAGCGATTCGTTGTCCGACCGGGCCATGTAATCCAGGCAGGGAGCGAAGCGGAAGTCAGGCGGCACCGTCAGGCTAAAAGTCAAAGCGTGCGTGTCCTGCAGCGGCAAGGCCGCTCACCCCCTCGAGCGCCAGCAGCGCCTGCTTGATCCGCAGCCCGCCGCGGTAGCCGGTCAGCGTGCCGTCCGCCCCGATGACCCGGTGGCACGGGAAGATGACCGGCAGCGGGTTCGCGCCGTTCGCCGCCCCCACGGCCCGCACGGCTTGGGGCCGCCCCACCGCCTCGGCGATCTCCCGGTACGAGCGGGTCGTGCCGGCGGGAATCCGGCCGAGCTCGCGCCATACCTCCTGCTGGAACGGCGTCCCCCGCAGATCCAGAGCGATGTCCTCGAAGCGGGCCGCCTTCCCGGCAAAATAAGCCTCAAGCACCGCCCACGCGCCGTTTCGCAGGAACACCTCCCGGTCCTCCGTGAGCACCGCGCGGGGCAGGTGGCGCCGCAGCCACGCTGCGGCCGACTCCAGCCCCTCATGCGGAAAATGAATGCGGCACAGCCCCTGCTCCGTGGCGAACAGGGTCCATGTCTCCCCGAACACCTGGAATGGCGTGTAATACACGAATGCGTCTTTATGCTTCACTGCTTCTCCGCTTGGTTTCACCGCTGCTCCTCCTTTGGTTGGCCGGATTCATGCCGCTCCCGGTACTCCGTGGGGCTGAGCCCCGTCTCCTGCCGGAACCACACCGCAAAATGCGAGGGGCTCCGAAAACCTATCGCTGCCCCGGCCTCCGCCATAGAGACGGAGGGATCCGCCAGCAGCTCCCGGGCCGCCTGCAGCCTCACCCGCTGGAGCTGAACCGCCGGGCTGTGCCCGGTCACCCGCTTGTAGGTCCGCTGCAGGTGAAACGGCGACACCGCCAGCTGCTCGGCCAGCGTTTTCAGCGTCAGCTGGCCGCCATAGCCTTGTGGCAATGAGGGCATCTACCTGGGCGGCCAGGGCCCGATCCGGACCGTGCGGGCCGGGAGCCTCGGGCTTGCAGCGCTTGCAGGGCCGGAAGCCGGCTTGTATGGCCGCCTCCACGCTGGGATACAGCCGGATGTTTTCCTTCTTCGGGGTGCGCGCCCGGCAGGAAGGACGGCACACAATGCGTGTCGTCAGTACGCCTGTATAGTACACACCGTCATAGGTGTCTTCTTTATTGGCAATCGTCTCATAGATTCGGTCGAACAGCTCGGGTTCCATAGGGCCCACCTCCTATCGCCAGTATAACCCGCAGGCCCCCCGTTTGACATGCCTTCCGGCTACGACAGCAAGATTTCGACAGCCCTGGCGGCGTTGACGGAAGGCGCCCAAACACGGTAGTATTTCGTAGGGAGGCGTTAGGTTATGACATCCTTACTCGTACTCGGCAGCCTGAACATGTTCCTCGTCGTCGCACTCGGCGCGTTCGGGGCGCATGGACTGAAGAACAAGCTGACCGAAGACGCCATGAAAGTATACCAGACCGGGGTCCAATATCATATGGCCCACGCGCTGGGGCTGCTGCTGATCGGGGTACTGTCCGGACAGCTGCCGGAAGCGTCACTTCTGGGGACGGCCGGCTGGCTGCTCTTCGCAGGCATCGTGCTGTTCTCGGGCAGCCTGTATGCGCTGAGCCTCACAGGAATCCGCAAGCTCGGGGCGATAACGCCGCTGGGCGGCCTCGCCTTTTTGGCCGGCTGGATTCTGGTCCTGATCTCGGTACTCTAAATCAGGCATCGGCAAAAACCCTCAAGGAATTTCCTTGAGGGTTTTTGGGCTGTCCGCACAGGGGCCGCAAGCATGCCTATTGCTTTCCCGCTCTGCCGGGCCGGCTATCCGGCCGCAGGATCGTTAGTGCGTTTGCTGCCGGGTCAAACCGCCGCTGCACAAGAAGGCGGCCGGGCTGCCCTGCCGGCAGGGGAGCGGACAGGGTATCCTTTATTTGTGTCCTGCCCGCCGGCTTAAACCAGCTTGAGCGCCACGTCAATGTTGCCGCGGGTTGCCTTCGAATACGGACACACGCCGTGCGCCGCTTCGAGCAGCATCTGCGCCGTCTCGCGGTCCGCCCCTTCGATATACACCTCGAGTACGCCTGCCAGCTTGAAGCCTCCGTCCGCTTCATCGCTAAGGATGGAGATGTGGGCCGTCACCGACGTATGCGTAATGCCCGGCACCTTCTTCGTACGGATGACCAGATTCAGCGCCGAATCGAAGCAGGCTGCGTACCCTGCGGCGAAGAGCTGCTCGGGATTCGTTCCTTCCCCACCCGGGCCTCCGAGCGCCTTCGGCATCTTGATCTCCACATCGAGCACCCCGTCCGCCGATACGACCCGTCCCTGCCGGCCGCCTGTTGCCGTAACTTCCGCTGTATACAATGCGCTCATGTTCATTCCCCGTTTCTCATTTGTATTGTTCACAATGCAATCGTACACCCTTTATATCATTTTGTCAAATTAAATTGTGTTCAATTTAAATAGTCAGACTCCCGTCCATCTCCGCATGAGGCATCTAATCACGGCAGTCCCTGGAACGGCAAATAAGCCGGATCAGACGAACATCGGTCCGTACTGTCCGGCTTATTCCGTTTCCGGCTCTCAGAGCGGATCGCGGCCGCCTTCTCCGGGAAGCGCGGAAGCCCCGCCGGTGAATTTGTGCCCGCATCTGGAGCAGAACAGCGCATGCTGCGGGAGGTGGCTGCCGCAGGGACACAGCTTCTCATTCTTCAACGAAAGAATCCGTGACTGCAAACGCTGGACCTCTTTCTGCAGCGCGAGAATCGAAGCGGACTGCGCCGCTACCACCCGTTCCGCCGCCTTAAGGTCGCCCGCCTTGTACGCATCCAACGCCGCCTGGCCGGCAAGCAGCTGTTTTCGTTCAACTTCCTTCTCACGCGAGGAGATCTGGGTCTGCAGCTTCGTGACCTCCAGGGTCATCTGCGCCAGTCTCGCCGCTTCCGCCGCACTCTGCTTTACTTTATCGAAAAATGACATCCGCATGCACCCGCCTTCTGCCTCAGTGGCTGCCCTGTCCAGGACGCTCTTTCTCTACTTTATTCGTATGGAATACCCGGGCCGCTTAGAATTTGTCCTGCGGGATTTCGTTAGGAAGAATCCCGCTTGCCCTCCGCTGCCGCTGTGCTATACTGTCGTGGAAGGGGGTTTTCAATATTTTGGAAGATCATATGCAGGACGATACGGTGTTAACGGCAGAGGCCGACGAACTGGCGGAGCGGTGCTTCGCCCCGCTTATTGCGGCCTACAAAAAGGACCGGTCGGCCGGCGGCGACTTTGCCGAATCGTTCCGGGAGCTCAGCCCCGGCCAGCAGGCGCTGTTTACCTTCCGCGTGTTCTACGCTCATGCGGTCCACTCCCGGGAGGACCTGTACTGGTGGAGCGCTTATTTCCTGGCCAAGGGCCGGGAATGGAACGGCATCAAAGACGGCCTGCGTTTCTTCGGCGACCTTCCCATGCTGCAACTGCTCGAGCGCCTGGAAGGAGTCCTTGCGGAAACAGGCCATGCTCTGGACTATGCGCAGTTCGACCTGAGCTTTGGCAGCCTCGCCCTCCGTCCGGAGCTTCTGGCCGCCGTAGAACCGATCGATGCCGAATTCCGCAGGCTGCTTCCCTCCACCCTGCAGCGGATCGGCCGGTATATCCGCGAGCATCCGCAGGAGTTCGAACGTCTGCCCCGGCAGACCGACGGTTGAACAAGACGACCGATGAATTCATACCTCTCATAAAAAGGAAACAGGCTGCCGATCCGGCAGCCTTGTCTTTTGTGCGGTATTGATTTGGGGAATGAACTCCCTATCGGGACCGTTGAACAAGACGGGCGCTGCCAAGCAAGGTGCTGGCGGCAAGTCCGATGGCGACGAACAGCGCCCCCGCCAGGAAGACGTCCCCGATCGCCGAGCTGAGAGCAGCCTCCCCGGCGCTCAGCAGCTCCGGAGGCAGCGAGGCCCGCCCGGCCGGGTCCAGCAGCACCATCTCCGGCCGGGCGCCCGCTTCAAGCTGCGACCCGGCCGCACTCACGCTCCTGGAGACCAGGAGTTCCTGCCATGCCGACATCCGGCCGGCCAGCAGACTGCCCAGGACACTGACACCGATGGTCCCGCCGATCGAGCGGAAGAATTGGGAGCAGGACGTCGCCGCCCCTCTCTCCTGCCAGTCGACCGCATGCTGCGCCGCCGTCCCCAGCGCCGGATAGACGGCTCCCATCCCGAGACCGGTGAGGATCAGGCTGAGCAGGAGCTCCGGCAGGGAGGAATCGGTATCCAGCCGGCTGAGGAGCAGGAAGCCGGCCAGCATCAGTGCGAGGCTTGGGAGCAGGATCCCCCGGAAGGTGGTGCGGAGCATCCAGCGTCCGCAGGCCATGGAGGTGACCGCCGCCGACAGCATCAGCGGAATAAGCATCGAGCCGGCGGTTGATGCGCTGAGCCCCATGACGCCCTGTACATACAGGGGAACGTAAGCAATCGCCCCGAACATGCCCGCACTCACGAAGAATCCGGCCAGGCTGCCGTACCCCAGGGTTTTCAGCCGGAACAGGCGCAGGGGAATGAGCGGCTCCTTCACGCGCATCTCGACCCCGATGAAAGCCCCGAGCAGCAGGGTGGAGACGGCGAACCATCCCAGCGCGGGAGCGCTCCCCCAAGCATACGTCTCCCCGCCCACTACCAAGGCTGTCAGCAGCGAGGTAACACCGCCTGCCAGCAGCAGCGCCCCCCACCCGTCGACCGAAGGCTTTTGCTGCCTTCGGACATCTTCATGAAGTCCTTTTCTCACGAAATAGAGAGCGGCTGCTCCGATCGGCAGCTGGATCCAGAAGATCCCCCGCCAGCTCCACAGCTCCGTCATCCATCCGCCCAGCGCCGGTCCCACGATACTGCTGACGGCGAAGACCGCGCTGAACAAGCCCATGAACCTGCCCCTTCGCTCGGGAGGGAATACATCGGCTGCGATCGTGAAGGCGATAGGCATCAGAGCCCCCGCCCCCAGTCCCTGAACTCCCCGGAATGCGATGAACGACGCCATGCTGCCGGCCATCCCGCAGAGCAGCGAACCGAGGAGGAAGAGTCCCATCCCGGCCATGTATGTGAGTTTACGTCCGAACAAATCCGCCAGCCTGCCGTAGATCGGCATGGTGACCGTCGAAGCCAGCATATAGACCGAGAAGGCCCAGCTGTACAGGGAAAGATCTCCCCATTCCCCCAGCACATTCGGCATCGCAGCAGCGACAATCGTCTGATCGACGGACGACAGAATCAAACCCAACAGCAGCCCCCAAGTGATGAGCCGCTGTTCCTTGCTTTCGGCAACCATAACCCACGCTCCTTCAGTTGTTACCGCTCCGCGGAAGCAGTAAGGCAACTATATCGGGATTGGGCCGAAAAATATAGACTTATTCTTTCCGATCGGTTATTCTATAGCTAAGATACGCCCCTGACGATATTTTACATATTTTACCATTTGCGAGCTGTGGAATGATGCTATTCCTCAGCTTTTTTGATTTTTGATTAGGATTCGCTGATTTGAAAATGCCAGTAACCCTGCAGCTCCTCCAGTTCTTCCTCCGGCCGGCTCAGGACCGGGGGCGGCTCGTCTGCCGGCCTGCCCTTCACAAGCGGTCGCTTCGCGCAGATCTTCCAACTTCGGCGCGCCGTGCGCTCCTGCTGAGGAGACCGGTTCGCATTCCAGGAGATACAGCGGCTCCCTTATCTGTTGACCTTGGTGAAAAGATGATGCATCATCCTCTCAGTTGCCTCCAGATTAGTTACGCAGTCTCCGACTTCCCATTTTGCCTCTCGCTATGCAGCTTCAGTTCTTCCAGCAAGAAGGCATCGAATGATGAATAAGCCTTCCGGGGTACACCACTGCCTTCCACATACATATATACCGCCGGATTCTCTCCATCAGACAGCAAAAAGTACATGAAGGCATACCCCTGATGCATTGAAAAGACAAAGGCGTCCTCAGGAAGCGTAAAAGATTCGTTGTTCTCTGCAAGGAGTTCTTCCGCCGCCTCTCTCAGGCTGGTTACTTGATCCCATAAGATATCCGTACCGTGAAGCAGCCTTCCTGCTCCATGCCCGGCCGTGAGCAGGAAATTCCGGTAGCTGCCGGGCAGCCGGAGGTTGTTCTCCATCTCGAAATTTCTGAGTTCTTCCTCACTGCAGCCCCGGATTTCCTGCGGTCCGGCAATCCCTTCGTCCAGCAGCTTCCTGTATAAGCCATCGCCTTCCAGGACACAGCAGCCTTCCCGTTCATTCTTGTCCTTGTCATCCCCCGCCTCGTCCTCGTCCTCCTTCGTTTCCTTATGCTCCTGGAACACTACCGGCGCATGTCCGGTAATCTGGTCGAAGGGCGTATACCGGCTGTCCGGGATCTCCTGGTGACGGAGCATCTTTCCAATGATAATGACGATTATGACAGCAATCGGCACGATCAGCGACAGCATCGCATATAGTCCAACATCGTCCATCTGATCTTCAGTCTCCTTATCCAAACTATTGGAAGTCATTTCCCCCACCATAGCATCCCGAGTGTACCTGTGTCGAGCAGCCTCTGCCATTCCCCGATCCATGCAACCTTCGTCCTCCGTCATCCGTCTGTGGATTAAGGATTTTATGGAAAACGGAGGGTGACCTATGAAAAAACGAAGGTTAAAGGGACTGTCCGCCCTGCTGCTGGCGGCTGCACTGATGGCTGCCCTGCCGCCGGCAGGAATCCGTGCCCAGCAGGCGCTACCGGACCAGCGGACTCCCGCGCAAGTGGAGGCGGTGCGGCTGCTGCTGGATCAAGGGATCGCGAAGGAAACCGTGGAGAAGCTCGGTCCCCGGGCAGAGCTGGCGGCAGCCGTTCTCCGCTCCCGGAAGCTTAGCCGCACAGAGCTGGATAAGCTGGTGCAGGGGCTGGCGCGTTATCCGGACGATCTGGCTTTCACAAGCAAGGAGATCGAAGGTATGCAGGAGCTTACTACTGGTGAACTGTTTTCACCCCAAAATCAAGGAGTCGCCCTAGCCCGTCGAATGATAGACTATAAGCCCATCGACATCACAATCAATTCTGCCCCCACTGTCTTTGACCCCTGGGAAGAATTTCACCAGCCGGTCTACTTGAATGATCAAGCCTATCTGCCTGTTTACCGGATGATGACCATCCTTGGAGGAGATGCCGAGTGGAACGGAATCTCGAAGAATGTCACCCTGATCGCTCCGTGGCAAAGCCGCTGGAAGTTAAAAATTGGCAGCAAAGAGGTTCATAATGCCTCGGGCGACCTCATCGGCACCCTGTCCGGGCCGGCTCTGCAGGTGGAGAACCAGGTGCTCGTGCCCTTCGATTTCTGGAGTGCCATCATGGGATTCCGTTCGGAATGGGATTCGGGCCGGAAGTCGTTCCTGCTTGTCACAGAGCCGCTGTTTGATCCGGATTCCCCGGTTGAAGGCTACGGAGGCGGTGATCACGGCTACATCATGCCGGATCTGAATGTGCGGCTCGACAGCGGGTACGCCAGGTTGACGAGCCTGCCGATTAATTACAACGGACTGATCTATTACCCTCTCGATACGGGCGCCGGGCTTCTGGGTATGACGGCCGTATACGATCCCCAGGCCAGACGGCTTGCGCTGACAACCGATAAGGCGACCCAAGAAAAGAACGAAGGCGTACCGGTCCCTCCGTCGCCGCATCTCAGCGGTGTTCCGGTAGACATCATCCCTTCTGTGCAGGTATCGCTTGACGGTATGCAGACTGCCGCCGATGGAACGCCGCTGGCGCTCAGTTTCCCCCTGGTAATGCACCTGGGCCAAGTATTCTTGCCGGTCAATGAGCTGGCTGCGCTCACAGGCCACCAGGTCACCTACAGCGCATCGGACGCTGAGAAGACCCTCACCCTGACCAAGCCGCCGTCCCGCCGCATCCTCGAGAAACTGGCACCGGGCGTCTCCCGAGACGATGTGCGAAGACTGCTGGGCAACTCCCCGCGGGTGGTGTACGATGCGGCCGATGGCACCCGCAGCTGGGAATACCGCTTCGTCACCGACGAATTCCCCCTCTCTCCGTTGTATTCGGACCCGGCCGTCCCGGAAGCCAACACCGCCGGACCCTACAAGCTTGCAGCCGTAGACCGGGAAGCGCTGATGAGCGGGAAGCTTGCGCTGCAGCTGTTCGTACACCATGAGCCGGACAGCCTGAACATGAGCGGCTATACCCTCTACCGGAAGCTCGGCGACAGCATCCGGGAGACCCGTGTGGCGGCGGACGGCACCCTGACCGAGAAAGAATTGCCTTAGCCCGGGATTACGGTCCGCCGGTTCTAATTGATAATGCAAAAAGCCCCCGGCTGCCGGGGGCTTCGTCTTTAACTTCCTTTTTTGAACCCTTACTTCATGATCTTGCAGATATCGTTCGTAAAGTCGACCGGATCCTGAATCGGCAGGCCTTCGATCAGCAGCGCCTGGTTGTACAGCAGGTTCGTGTACAAGCTCAGCTTCTCCTTGTCCTGCTCGAATGCGTTCTTCAGCGACTGGAACACCTCGTGGTTCACATTGATCTCGAGGATCTTGTCCGCGGACACGTCGCCGCCGCTCGGCATCTGCTTCAGGATCTTCTCCATCTCGATCGAGACATCGCCTTCCGTGGTCAGGCACACCGGATGCGACTTGAGACGCTTCGACGCCCGCACCTGCTTCACCTTATCGGACAGCACGCTCTTCATGTGCTCGAACAGGTCCTTCGTTTCGCTTTCCTGCGCTTCATCCTGCTTCTCGTCCGCCGATGGCTCGATGCCAAGGTCGCCGCTCGAGACGGAACGGAATTCCTTCTCCTTGTACGAGCGGATCATCTTGATCGCGAACTCGTCGATATCGTCGGTGAAGTACAGAATCTCGTAGCCCTTGTCCGCGACAAGCTCCGTCTGCGGCAGACGCTCGATGCGCTGGATGGACTCGCCGGAGGCATAGTAGATGTACTTCTGGTCTTCCGGCATTCTCGCGACATACTCGTCAAGCGTAACCTGTTTTTTCTCTGTGGAGGAGTAGAACAGGAGCAGATCCTGCAGCTCGTCCTTGTTCATGCCGTAGTCGTTGTAGACGCCGAACTTCAGCTGGCGGCCGAACGCCTTGAAGAACTTCTCGTACTTCTCTCTGTCGTCCTTCAGCAGGGAGGCGAGCTGGGACTTGATCTTGTTCTTGATGTTCTTCGCGATGAGCTTCAGCTGGCGGTCATGCTGCAGCATCTCACGGGAGATGTTCAGCGAGAGGTCCTCGGAATCGACCATCCCCTTCACGAAGCCGAAGTAGTCGGGCAGCAGGTCCGCACACTTGTTCATGATGAGCACGCCGTTGGAGTACAGCTCGAGCCCTTTCTCGTACTCTTTGGTGTAGTAGTCGAACGGCGGATTCTCCGGAATGTACAGGATCGCCTGGTACACTACAGCCCCGTCCGCACTGATGTGCAGGTGTGTCAGCGGCTTGTCAAAGCCGTAGCGCTTCTCCTGGTAGAAGTTCTCGTAGTCCTCGCTTGTCAGCTCATTCTTGTTCTTGCGCCAGATCGGCACCATGCTGTTCACGGTCTGCTCTTCGACCTGCTCCTCGAATTCGTTCTCCGCGCCTTCCTTCGGCTTGTGGACTTTGACGTCCATCTTGACAGGATAGCGGATGAAGTCCGAGTACTTCTTGATGATCGCCTTCAGGCGGTATTCTTGGAGGAACTCGTCGTAGTTGTCGTCTTCGGTATTCTCCTTGATCTTCATGGTGATCTCGGTGCCTACCGCTTCCTTCTCACACGGCTCGATGGTGTAGCCGTCCGCCCCCTTCGAATGCCACTTGTACGCCTGGTCGCTGCCCAGCGCACGGCTCACAACGGTCACTTCGTCGGCGACCATGAACGCGGAGTAGAAGCCCACGCCGAATTGGCCGATGATGTTGTGGCCGTCCTTCAGCTCGTTCTCTTTCTTGAAGGCCAGCGAGCCGCTCTTCGCGATGACGCCGAGGTTCGTCTCAAGCTCCTCCTGCGTCATGCCGATACCCGTATCGGAGATCGTCAGCGTACGGGCGTCCTTGTCGGCCGTCACCTTTATGTAATAGTTTTCCTTGTCGAACACAAGCTTGTCATCCGTCAGCGCCTTGTAATAGATCTTGTCGATCGCGTCGCTGGCGTTGGAGATGAGCTCCCGGAGGAAGATCTCCCTCTGGGTGTAGATGGAGTTGATCATCATCTCCAGCAGTCGTTTGGATTCGGCTTTGAACTCTTTAACGGCCATGAAAGAAAGCTCCTTTCAGATTCTCTGCAATGGGTGTTCCGCCCGGTCGGCGGCTGCGTGTGGATGCATGATGAAGTGCCCCGAGCATGTTAGCACTCAAAACTCAGGAGTGCTAACACTTCTTGTTTTTATATATCATATTCTAATTTTTGATGTCAAGGAGTTTACACAAAGTCCATGAAAACGCACGTCATACGGCCCCAGGCGCACGTCAAAAAACCGCCGGAACGGCGGTTTCCGAAGTCGTATACCGAATGATGTCCAGCTCGTCCGGCGCCCCGAGAAGGTTCAAGCAGCGCCGCAGACGAGTTCTACCGGGACTGTTCCTCCAGCTCCGGACAGTAAAGACCGAGCAGCCTGTCGAGCTCCGCATCCGCGCGCTCTCTCCACTCCTGCACCTGACGGATCCGGACCCGGATCGCATCCAGCACGATATGCGGATAGTCCTTCTCCAGCTCGGCCGACAACTGGTCGATCAGCTGAATGGCCGACAGTTCGATGTTCAGCCTCGAAGACTCGATGCTCTGCCGCATCACTTGTGGATTCTTGTTCATCTGTTCGCTCCTGTCCGCCCTGTTCCCGGCCCCCGGCCGTACCCTCATTTGGAATCCCGTTCCCGCTCCCGAGCAGCCGGGCGGTGATCCAATCTGTATCATAGTGTAGCATGGGGAGCCTTCACCAGGCAAGGAAAAAGATAGCGTTTTCGCGCTTTCCGCAGCATCCATTTCTTTCCTCCCGGGCGGTGTACGCCCATAGCAAAAAGGCCTCCTTCCGGAAGCCTCCCGCCTCATCCAAGTATTCTCAGTTCCACCCGTTCAAGGCTTGCCCGGTTAACCCCCGAGCCGGTTCACAATCTTCAGCACGGCGTCCCGGGTCAGCTTATTGCCGCCGCCCGCAATGAGCTTTACGGTCGCATGCGCCAGCGCCAGCGGAATCTTGCAGAAGCTGAGCGCCGGACCGTCCTTCAGGTCGGCGATATAGGCATCCGCCATCGACAGGTTGCGGCGCGTGTACTGAAGCATTTCGTTAAACTCCCACCCTTCCGGGAAAAAGTCCACGCCCCGCTCCAGATCCTCCCCACGGTTGCGGAGAATGTTCACCGCCTGCAGTCCGCGGCCGAAAGCAACCGCCTTGTCTCTGTCCGTCTTCGTTCCGTCGTACCAGTACCAGAGGTCCGAGAGCATCTCGCCCACCATGCCGGCTACGCTGTATGTATACCGGTCGAGGTCCGCTTCGGTACGGATGGTCCACTTGCGGTCAACCCACTCGGCCATCTGCTCGGACATCATCGCGATGTATTTGTACACGGTCGAGGCGATGGTCGACGGGCAGAGCTGCGCCCACTCATGCACCTGCATCGTGACGGCCGGCAGAATGCCTTGGTAAGGAGCCAGCAGCCGGGTCGTCGCTTCCTTCAGATCCGGGCCGCGGAAGGCTTCGCGCATGCCGTACAGCAGCTCCGACTTGACCTTGGGATCGAGCTCTTCATGGTCTTCAATTTCGTCGATCGCCCGCATACAGAGGTAGGCCGAGGTGACGGCTTCCCGGAGCCCCTGTTCCAGACGGCTGATGGGAATATAAAAAGTTCTGCTCGTTTTTTGCAGCATGCTCATAGCATCATTCAGGACAACGTTAGTAATGGGTGTTCCCTCCAAAATGTAACTAGCTGAGATAGACTAGCCATAGCTTTTTTCTTATGATACCATACGCGGGCATCCCGATACCAAATATGAAAACATTTTCA containing:
- a CDS encoding MDR family MFS transporter; its protein translation is MVAESKEQRLITWGLLLGLILSSVDQTIVAAAMPNVLGEWGDLSLYSWAFSVYMLASTVTMPIYGRLADLFGRKLTYMAGMGLFLLGSLLCGMAGSMASFIAFRGVQGLGAGALMPIAFTIAADVFPPERRGRFMGLFSAVFAVSSIVGPALGGWMTELWSWRGIFWIQLPIGAAALYFVRKGLHEDVRRQQKPSVDGWGALLLAGGVTSLLTALVVGGETYAWGSAPALGWFAVSTLLLGAFIGVEMRVKEPLIPLRLFRLKTLGYGSLAGFFVSAGMFGAIAYVPLYVQGVMGLSASTAGSMLIPLMLSAAVTSMACGRWMLRTTFRGILLPSLALMLAGFLLLSRLDTDSSLPELLLSLILTGLGMGAVYPALGTAAQHAVDWQERGAATSCSQFFRSIGGTIGVSVLGSLLAGRMSAWQELLVSRSVSAAGSQLEAGARPEMVLLDPAGRASLPPELLSAGEAALSSAIGDVFLAGALFVAIGLAASTLLGSARLVQRSR
- a CDS encoding helix-turn-helix transcriptional regulator encodes the protein MPQGYGGQLTLKTLAEQLAVSPFHLQRTYKRVTGHSPAVQLQRVRLQAARELLADPSVSMAEAGAAIGFRSPSHFAVWFRQETGLSPTEYRERHESGQPKEEQR
- a CDS encoding serine hydrolase domain-containing protein, with amino-acid sequence MRDTNGKNSGSVSPHAWRQETEGMFTAEHGSEAGRSPAGEWPTAGWSTAEPERMGMDSGMLADTIRAFRDRGVRSLVVVRAGMLVAEAYGAGLQPGTPQDVRSVTKSIVSMLAGAALADGRLRSVEQRISDFYPELKNDPKTSQLRIKHLLSMTSGLAWNNAGDQSSIEMMHSEDWVQYILERPAIHMPGRVSTYSNGDAHLLSAVLQQAVGMPLADYAQARLFGPLGITDYRWNADPQGIAIGAWAMALTPRDMAKLGWLYLKGGEWDGARLLPKKWVRESLQRRIVHHYKDGRKGGYGYYWWLKPLVPGLTGGDSSKPSPKLEAFYAAGSGGQRIFVIPALELVAAFTAESPDGEMPEELLNGIVRSIRSETPLQANPEAACRLTQAVSSFKAQPQNV
- a CDS encoding organic hydroperoxide resistance protein — its product is MSALYTAEVTATGGRQGRVVSADGVLDVEIKMPKALGGPGGEGTNPEQLFAAGYAACFDSALNLVIRTKKVPGITHTSVTAHISILSDEADGGFKLAGVLEVYIEGADRETAQMLLEAAHGVCPYSKATRGNIDVALKLV
- a CDS encoding methylated-DNA--[protein]-cysteine S-methyltransferase codes for the protein MKPSGEAVKHKDAFVYYTPFQVFGETWTLFATEQGLCRIHFPHEGLESAAAWLRRHLPRAVLTEDREVFLRNGAWAVLEAYFAGKAARFEDIALDLRGTPFQQEVWRELGRIPAGTTRSYREIAEAVGRPQAVRAVGAANGANPLPVIFPCHRVIGADGTLTGYRGGLRIKQALLALEGVSGLAAAGHARFDF
- a CDS encoding DUF423 domain-containing protein, coding for MTSLLVLGSLNMFLVVALGAFGAHGLKNKLTEDAMKVYQTGVQYHMAHALGLLLIGVLSGQLPEASLLGTAGWLLFAGIVLFSGSLYALSLTGIRKLGAITPLGGLAFLAGWILVLISVL
- a CDS encoding DNA-3-methyladenine glycosylase family protein; translation: MPLQDTHALTFSLTVPPDFRFAPCLDYMARSDNESLFEVRDGGVNRLLLLSGEPVLLRITAEEEQTLTVRVLAGAWKGEAARVEAERYIRDWFDLDRDLEPFYRLAMGHGVLGGLAREFNGLRLVGVPDLFEALCWAIVGQQVNLAFAYTLKRRLTETYGDSLEWEGRIYRHFPRPGQLAAAEPEALGALQLTRMKSAAVLDVARRMSGGALSREGLLALGSFRAAEEQLLQIRGVGPWTSQYVRMRCLRDPEAYPVGDVGLHNAVRLLLGLDRKPTLPELQALFADWPGWEAYAAFYLWRALY